Proteins encoded together in one Campylobacter peloridis LMG 23910 window:
- a CDS encoding efflux RND transporter periplasmic adaptor subunit: MKIILLIMLSLMVLKAEEIYASFDVFAKNQSKLSLQSVGLVKAIYVDINDKVKKDQILLKLDDTSEQIALKLAQNEYKLATLTLNHAKNSLEKFKKVQDVIDKQSYENVLFEFQKAQNLQQKAFLNIQYYKDLIEKKTLKAPYDGIIAKKYIDIGEGVGGISHVLFDFFSYPKVKLLLSFDEKFKDKVKINDVFIYKIDSNEKEYQGKITLIYPSIDIKTRKIYAEVEALNFTPGAFGEGKIITKD; encoded by the coding sequence ATGAAAATAATACTTTTAATCATGCTTTCATTGATGGTATTAAAAGCTGAGGAAATTTATGCAAGTTTTGATGTATTTGCAAAAAATCAATCTAAATTATCCCTACAAAGCGTTGGCTTAGTTAAGGCAATCTATGTAGATATTAACGATAAAGTTAAAAAAGATCAAATTTTACTTAAACTTGATGATACAAGCGAACAAATCGCACTAAAACTAGCACAAAATGAATATAAACTTGCCACTCTTACACTCAATCACGCCAAGAATTCTTTAGAAAAATTTAAAAAAGTTCAAGATGTGATTGATAAACAAAGTTATGAGAATGTATTATTTGAATTCCAAAAAGCTCAAAATTTACAACAAAAAGCATTTTTAAATATACAATATTATAAAGATTTAATAGAAAAAAAGACTTTAAAAGCTCCATATGATGGTATTATTGCTAAAAAATACATAGATATAGGTGAAGGCGTTGGTGGAATTTCTCATGTATTGTTTGATTTTTTTTCTTATCCAAAGGTAAAATTACTTTTAAGTTTTGATGAAAAATTTAAAGATAAAGTAAAAATAAATGATGTTTTCATTTACAAAATAGACTCAAATGAAAAAGAATATCAAGGTAAAATCACACTTATTTACCCAAGTATAGATATAAAAACGCGTAAAATTTATGCAGAAGTTGAAGCTTTAAATTTTACTCCAGGTGCTTTTGGAGAAGGAAAAATCATTACTAAGGATTAA
- a CDS encoding efflux system, outer membrane component, with translation MKIIVFLLALVSFLLANNLKEFIQLSLNNENYIQKQLNFSKSILEQDSIENSYLPNLNLEISYLGSNKDRFIIEPQESLMTTLSLKFLIFDGGNKEAKIASMQSLRQLAYLEKENMANFIALNASILYFNYLSLKSITQSYKQKEIYLQNQLKRLEKFYQAGLASQSELESIKAKYELSVYEFAQKELKLYELKNAMFNLSKTSFIPSVENILEEPNTKENKSYEIAFMQEKLNLENFKIDSAKSKLFPKIFLQNNFSFYDMNYNPKLPQEFKNFGENFLKEHGQNNRFILTFEWRIFDFGANKKALEAQKYASKITQLELEKTKRQINIELDNLLQEIQISKVKINALNASLNAANLAFNTIEKKYNAGLCSYVEYLNALEIKFQSQSQLELAKNDYEIAKARYYFKAGIDINSKVLQ, from the coding sequence ATGAAAATTATTGTATTTTTATTAGCTTTAGTTTCTTTTTTACTTGCTAATAATCTAAAAGAATTTATACAATTGAGTCTAAATAATGAAAATTACATACAAAAGCAACTTAATTTTTCCAAAAGTATTTTAGAACAAGATAGCATTGAAAATTCTTACTTACCCAATTTAAATCTTGAAATTTCTTATTTAGGTTCAAATAAAGATCGTTTTATTATAGAGCCCCAAGAAAGTTTAATGACCACGCTTTCTCTTAAATTTTTGATTTTTGATGGAGGCAACAAAGAAGCAAAGATTGCTAGCATGCAAAGTCTAAGGCAACTTGCATATCTTGAAAAAGAAAATATGGCAAATTTCATAGCTTTAAATGCTAGTATTTTATACTTTAATTACCTTAGTTTAAAAAGTATCACACAAAGCTATAAACAAAAAGAAATTTATTTACAAAATCAACTAAAGCGTTTAGAAAAATTTTATCAAGCAGGCCTTGCAAGTCAAAGCGAGCTTGAGAGTATAAAAGCAAAATACGAACTTAGTGTTTATGAATTTGCACAAAAAGAATTAAAGCTTTATGAATTAAAAAACGCAATGTTTAATCTTAGCAAAACTTCTTTTATACCTTCAGTTGAAAATATCCTAGAAGAACCCAACACAAAAGAAAACAAAAGTTATGAAATAGCTTTTATGCAAGAAAAATTAAATTTAGAAAATTTTAAGATTGATTCTGCGAAATCTAAATTATTTCCAAAAATATTCTTACAAAATAATTTTAGCTTTTATGATATGAATTATAATCCAAAACTACCTCAAGAATTTAAAAACTTCGGGGAGAATTTTTTAAAAGAGCATGGACAAAATAATCGGTTTATTTTGACTTTTGAATGGAGAATATTTGATTTTGGTGCAAACAAAAAAGCCCTAGAAGCACAAAAATACGCAAGTAAAATCACCCAATTAGAACTAGAAAAAACCAAAAGACAAATAAATATAGAACTTGACAATCTCTTGCAAGAAATTCAAATTTCTAAAGTTAAAATCAACGCCCTAAATGCAAGTTTAAATGCTGCTAATTTAGCTTTTAATACAATAGAAAAAAAATACAACGCAGGGCTTTGTTCATATGTAGAATACCTAAACGCACTTGAAATAAAATTTCAAAGTCAAAGCCAACTTGAACTTGCAAAAAATGATTATGAAATTGCAAAAGCAAGATATTATTTTAAAGCAGGTATTGATATAAATTCAAAGGTTTTACAATGA
- a CDS encoding anthranilate synthase component II, translating to MMKVLIIDNYDSFTYTIAFYLKELGIKYKIIKNDKFKKAKKLKKYHFSHLIISPGPNSPKESKLSLKAIKYFKKKKKILGICLGHQCIVHAFGGKISKLPNPTHGKVKTINFKPNPLFNQLKQNFKICLYHSLYVSNIGKKCEILAWSEDKIIMALKHKKYPIYGIQFHPEAVLSQNGKKLLRNFLAL from the coding sequence ATAATGAAAGTTTTAATCATAGATAATTATGACTCTTTTACCTATACTATAGCTTTTTATTTAAAAGAACTTGGTATTAAATACAAAATCATAAAAAATGATAAATTTAAAAAAGCAAAAAAACTCAAAAAATACCATTTTTCTCATTTAATCATCTCACCAGGTCCAAATTCACCAAAAGAATCAAAACTTAGTTTAAAGGCTATTAAATACTTTAAAAAAAAGAAAAAAATACTTGGGATTTGTTTAGGCCATCAATGCATTGTGCATGCTTTTGGTGGTAAAATTTCTAAACTTCCAAATCCAACTCATGGCAAGGTAAAAACCATAAATTTTAAACCAAATCCACTTTTTAACCAACTTAAACAAAATTTTAAAATTTGCTTATATCATTCCTTGTATGTTAGCAATATAGGCAAAAAATGTGAAATTTTAGCTTGGAGTGAAGATAAAATCATCATGGCTTTAAAACATAAAAAATACCCTATTTATGGGATTCAATTTCACCCAGAGGCTGTATTAAGCCAAAATGGTAAAAAATTGCTTAGAAATTTTCTTGCTTTATAA